One part of the Vicia villosa cultivar HV-30 ecotype Madison, WI linkage group LG6, Vvil1.0, whole genome shotgun sequence genome encodes these proteins:
- the LOC131612894 gene encoding uncharacterized protein LOC131612894 — translation MNEYWKRSGQIPAFGNWDIANELPITQYFENARQAGLIHYSSSSGETDLHAVDHKKSVGKVMRIRDRRYTNDAMVNDKLETTVRKQVKVYDVTEHPRKQTMNKKKVLHVNDVVRPKPVDEDLYKISPEVLRTTKRKKMLGFISKCLVPTACVS, via the exons ATGAAT GAATATTGGAAGAGAAGTGGACAAATACCAGCTTTTGGAAACTGGGATATTGCAAACGAGTTGCCAATAACTCAATACTTTGAAAATGCAAGACAAGCTGGTTTGATTCATTACAGTTCTTCCTCTGGTGAAACTGATCTTCATGCGGTTGATCATAAGAAATCAGTTGGAAAG GTGATGAGAATAAGGGATAGAAGATATACTAATGATGCTATGGTTAATGACAAGTTAGAAACTACAGTGAGAAAACAGGTGAAAGTGTACGATGTTACGGAACATCCTAGGAAACAAACAATGAACAAGAAGAAAGTTTTACATGTAAACGACGTCGTTCGTCCAAAACCAGTTGATGAAGATCTCTACAAGATTTCTCCTGAGGTTCTTCGCACAACCAAACGG AAAAAAATGTTGGGTTTCATTTCCAAGTGTCTGGTGCCTACAGCCTGTGTTTCATGA